The Vanessa atalanta chromosome 2, ilVanAtal1.2, whole genome shotgun sequence genome has a segment encoding these proteins:
- the LOC125073689 gene encoding small G protein signaling modulator 3 homolog, with product MDLAKSLFSSRDHVGYVGREEHERKISAALADDDPEDIIDAIRGMNVADELLPAPGGPFSALTPSMVPQDIMAKLAQPESEGHGGGLPDYRFDEFGFCVEEEDGPEQSSNKLLANVFVEDDQHRLQWEFYSKEINFSESENKLEKTDKLQKMVKDGVPHSLRPQVWMHLCGANKKRASTEITYHEIVRASSDDGLVTSKQIEKDLVQILPNNVCFSHPTSTGVPRLRRILRALAWLYPDIGYCQGTGMIAASLLLLMEEEEAFWIMCTTVEDLLPASYYSSTLIGIQADQKVLRSLISTYLPGIDQVLNAHDIELSLITMHWFLTLYANVVHMKILLRVWDLFFLDGSIVLFKATLAMLKIKENRFTEISNSAQIFNALSDIPGEIDDVDLLIKTIDEVCGETLSPALIETHRRRHLAYLMADQGALVGNPNAVPNLPKQQLQRRQIKRSKSVIQTILFGDDSNNEDAVSKNVKQTEILVDLREAILQVARHFLALEPQLASEVQLTADYSMQSHAADRERYVNVSRSKRRRAKALLDFERRDGDELGFRKNDVIEVISSRDEHCWIGELNGLRGWFPARFVKLLDEKGVKYSRAGDDSVTEKAAHLVRGVLAPAFKRVLLHGIKKPSFLDGPCHPWLFIEEASSREVEKDFNSVYSRLVLCKTYRLDEDGKVLTPEELLYRCVQAINLSHDNAHAQMDVKLRTLICMGLNEEALHLWLEVLCSCVDVVQKWYHPWSFINSPGWVQIKCELRILSQFGFNLNPDWELPLKKDTQNQPLKEGVRDMLVKHHLFSWDL from the coding sequence ATGGATTTAGCTAAGTCTCTATTTAGCTCACGCGATCATGTAGGGTATGTGGGGCGTGAAGAACATGAACGCAAAATCAGCGCAGCTTTAGCAGATGACGACCCCGAAGACATAATCGATGCTATCCGTGGGATGAATGTCGCTGATGAATTATTACCAGCTCCTGGTGGACCATTTTCCGCTTTGACACCCAGCATGGTACCTCAAGATATTATGGCAAAATTAGCACAACCAGAATCAGAAGGTCACGGAGGTGGACTTCCCGATTATAGATTCGATGAATTTGGGTTCTGTGTTGAAGAAGAAGACGGTCCCGAACAAAGCTCCAACAAATTACTTGCCAATGTTTTCGTAGAAGACGACCAACATCGTCTACAGTGGGAATTTTatagtaaagaaataaatttctcGGAGAGTGAAAACAAATTAGAAAAAACAGATAAATTGCAGAAAATGGTTAAGGATGGAGTCCCTCACTCTCTGCGTCCACAAGTGTGGATGCATCTTTGTGGTGCTAATAAAAAGCGAGCATCAACAGAGATAACTTACCATGAAATAGTAAGAGCATCCAGTGATGATGGATTGGTTACCAGTAAGCAAATTGAGAAAGACTTAGTCCAAATTTTAcctaataatgtttgtttttcacATCCTACAAGCACTGGTGTACCAAGACTTCGTCGTATCCTCAGAGCATTAGCTTGGTTATACCCTGACATTGGTTATTGTCAGGGAACTGGTATGATTGCTGCTTCCCTGTTGTTGCTTATGGAAGAAGAAGAGGCATTTTGGATAATGTGCACTACAGTAGAAGACCTCTTACCAGCTTCCTATTATTCATCAACATTAATAGGTATACAAGCTGATCAAAAAGTTCTAAGAAGCTTAATATCTACTTACTTACCTGGTATTGATCAAGTCCTCAATGCCCATGACATTGAACTCTCTCTTATAACTATGCACTGGTTTCTAACATTGTATGCTAATGTAGTACACATGAAAATATTACTAAGGGTATGGGATTTGTTCTTCTTAGATGGCTCGATTGTTCTTTTCAAAGCAACATTAGCTATGTTAAAGATTAAGGAAAACCGATTTACAGAAATATCAAATTCTGCTCAGATTTTTAATGCTTTATCTGACATTCCTGGAGAAATTGATGATGTAGACCTcctaattaaaacaattgatgAAGTCTGTGGTGAAACACTAAGCCCAGCTTTAATTGAAACGCATCGTAGAAGACATTTAGCTTATTTGATGGCTGATCAAGGGGCATTGGTTGGAAATCCAAATGCAGTACCAAATCTCCCTAAACAGCAACTTCAACGTCGCCAAATTAAAAGAAGCAAATCAGTTATTCAAACTATTCTTTTTGGAGATGACAGTAATAATGAAGATGCTGTttcaaaaaatgttaaacaaaCTGAAATTCTGGTTGATTTAAGAGAAGCAATTTTACAAGTTGCTCGACATTTTCTTGCCCTTGAACCACAACTAGCTTCAGAAGTTCAACTCACTGCTGACTACAGTATGCAAAGTCATGCAGCAGACCGTGAGAGATATGTCAATGTATCTAGAAGTAAAAGAAGACGTGCTAAGGCTCTATTAGATTTTGAAAGGAGAGATGGAGATGAATTAGGGTTTAGAAAGAATGATGTTATAGAAGTTATCAGTTCAAGGGATGAACATTGTTGGATTGGAGAATTAAATGGCTTAAGAGGCTGGTTTCCTGCAAGatttgtgaaattattagaTGAAAAAGGTGTGAAATATAGTAGAGCTGGAGATGATTCTGTGACAGAGAAAGCAGCTCATCTAGTAAGAGGAGTTTTGGCACCAGCATTTAAAAGAGTATTATTGCATGGCATAAAGAAACCAAGCTTTTTAGATGGACCTTGTCATCCATGGTTGTTTATTGAGGAAGCTTCATCTAGAGAAGTAGAAAAAGATTTCAATTCTGTATATAGTCGTTtagttttatgtaaaacatatCGTTTGGATGAAGATGGTAAGGTTCTCACACCAGAAGAGTTGTTATACAGATGTGTACAAGCAATAAATCTCTCACATGACAATGCTCATGCACAAATGGATGTTAAATTACGCACACTAATTTGTATGGGGTTAAATGAAGAAGCTTTACATTTATGGTTAGAAGTTCTATGTTCTTGTGTTGATGTTGTCCAGAAGTGGTATCATCCTTGGTCTTTTATTAATTCTCCGGGTTGGGTTCAAATTAAATGCGAATTGAGAATTCTATCTCAATTTGGGTTTAATTTAAACCCAGATTGGGAGCTTCCACTAAAAAAAGATACACAAAATCAACCATTAAAGGAGGGTGTGAGAGATATGCTGGTAAAACATCACCTATTTTCTTGGGACCTGTAA
- the LOC125070364 gene encoding 60S acidic ribosomal protein P1, giving the protein MASKAELACVYSALILVDDDVAVTGEKISTILKAANVDVEPYWPGLFAKALEGVNVRDLITNIGSGVGAAPAGGVPAAAAAAAPAAEAAKEEKKEEEPEESDDDMGFGLFD; this is encoded by the exons atggcatCAAAGGCTGAATTAGCTTGTGTTTACTCCGCTCTCATCCTTGTTGATGATGATGTCGCTGTCACT GGCGAAAAAATCTCCACCATCTTGAAGGCGGCAAACGTTGACGTTGAGCCTTACTGGCCTGGTTTGTTCGCTAAAGCTCTCGAAGGCGTCAATGTACGTGATTTGATCACAAACATCGGCTCTGGTGTTGGAGCGGCGCCCGCTGGTGGTGTTCCCGCCGCAGCTGCCGCCGCAGCACCAGCTGCTGAAGCCGCCAAGGAAGAGAAGAAGGAAGAAGAACCTGAAGAATCTGATGATGACATGGGCTTCG gtCTTTTCGACTAA
- the LOC125072688 gene encoding 28S ribosomal protein S14, mitochondrial produces the protein MNLNISSLSKFIFKSQSVPGFGFQQVRNKWANSLMIRDVKRRRMSAENFLERSRINALRKNDVLPIEIRELADKEINKFEMNAIPLRINNRCVITSRPRGIVKEWRMSRIVWRHLADYNKLSGVQRAMWG, from the exons atgaatttaaacatttctagtctcagtaaatttatttttaaatctcaatCAGTCCCTGGATTTGGG TTTCAGCAAGTAAGAAATAAATGGGCTAATAGCTTGATGATAAGGGACGTTAAAAGAAGACGTATGAGTGCTGAAAACTTTCTGGAAAGAAGTAGAATCAACGCCTTAAGAAAGAATGATGTACTACCTATAGAAATAAGAGAATTAGCAGATaaggaaataaacaaatttgaaatgaaTGCTATACCACTTCGGATCAACAACAGATGTGTTATAACTTCCAG acCACGTGGTATTGTCAAGGAATGGAGAATGAGTCGTATAGTGTGGAGGCATCTTGCTGATTACAACAAACTTTCTGGAGTTCAGAGAGCTATGTGGGGTTAA
- the LOC125069932 gene encoding 60S ribosomal protein L10a, translating to MSKVSRDTLYECVNAVLQSSKDKKRNFLETVELQIGLKNYDPQKDKRFSGTVKLKYIPRPKMQVCVLGDQQHCDEAKTLTVPCMDAEALKKLNKNKKLVKKLAKKYDAFLASESLIKQIPRLLGPGLNKAGKFPGLLSHQESMTQKIDEVKATIKFQMKKVLCLSVAVGHVDMTPDELAQNVHLSINFLVSLLKKHWQNVRSLHMKSTMGPPQRLY from the exons AT GTCGAAGGTATCGCGTGATACGCTTTACGAGTGCGTCAATGCCGTGCTGCAATCGTCAAAAGATAAGAAGCGTAACTTCTTGGAGACTGTCGAACTCCAAATTGGTCTGAAGAACTATGACCCCCAGAAGGACAAGCGTTTCTCCGGCACCGTCAA GCTAAAGTACATTCCCAGACCTAAGATGCAAGTATGCGTTCTTGGTGACCAGCAACATTGTGACGAAGCCAAAACCCTCACTGTACCTTGCATGGATGCCGAGGCACTTAAAAAGTTAAACAAGAACAAGAAGCTTGTCAAGAAACTAGCCAAGaa aTATGATGCTTTCCTTGCATCTGAATCACTCATCAAACAGATCCCACGTCTGTTGGGTCCTGGTCTGAACAAGGCCGGCAAGTTCCCTGGTCTTCTTTCTCACCAGGAGTCAATGACCCAGAAAATTGATGAAGTCAAAGCTACTATTAAGTTCCAAATGAAGAAG GTACTTTGCCTCTCTGTGGCTGTCGGCCATGTAGATATGACACCCGATGAACTAGCACAGAATGTGCATCTTTCAATCAACTTCCTTGTGTCTCTTCTGAAGAAGCACTGGCAGAATGTGCGATCACTTCACATGAAGTCTACAATGGGTCCACCTCAGAGATTGTACtaa
- the LOC125074612 gene encoding uncharacterized protein LOC125074612 encodes MEFFGISLYGAQNYIKDMIKDDYVEPLKEEDVQALMKKVIQNSTMPKKIQRPDMDRMRLIDCYMGKVNGFAYGSSQRFIKMKRKGVIKPVGPADMYRLPITTSVEYGWWQHDPEINNASWHLTHPRRPQPSSPNTLILDVVRKNNKYATLF; translated from the exons ATGGAATTTTTTGGTATTTCATTATATGGtgcacaaaattatattaaagatatgaTTAAAGATGATTATGTTGAACCTTTAAAGGAAGAAGATGTTCAAGCTTTAATGAAAAAAGTAATACAGAATTCTACAATGCCTAAAAAG ATTCAGAGACCCGATATGGATAGAATGAGACTAATTGATTGTTACATGGGCAAAGTCAATGGTTTTGCTTACGGCTCATcacaaagatttataaaaatgaaacgtaAAGGCGTTATAAAGCCAGTGGGCCCAGCTGATATGTACAGATTACCAATTACTACATCAGTTGAATATGGTTGGTGGCAGCATGAccctgaaataaataatgcttCCTGGCATCTAACTCATCCAAGACGACCTCAACCTTCATCTCCCAATACACTTATACTTGACGTTgttagaaaaaataacaaatacgcTACATTGTTTTAA
- the LOC125071490 gene encoding polyisoprenoid diphosphate/phosphate phosphohydrolase PLPP6 isoform X2: MLGETEDKRKVPDMLQRILRYDIQITKKFVEMSQNITALRSLRVHSKFLEVSCHGIVWLAGWLSFIWFFNNRELYQLQVNMLFALILDIIVIAVMKAFVRRRRPLPMNKLLPGNPDKYSFPSGHTSRAVLVAFILICIDPIYFIFYPPLLAWAGAVAISRVLAERHYFLDVFAGLGIGVLEGLFMSLIWFSQSTAVSVITSLADEKKDGGEYHV; the protein is encoded by the exons AT gttagGAGAAACAGAAGACAAGAGAAAAGTTCCAGACATGTTGCAGAGAATACTAAGATATGACATTCAGATCACTAAAAAATTCGTTGAAATGTCTCAAAATATAACTGCATTAAGATCACTTCGTGTACATTCAAAGTTCTTAGag GTATCATGTCATGGCATAGTGTGGCTAGCGGGCTGGCTTTCATTCATTTGGTTTTTTAACAACAGGGAACTGTATCAACTACAAGTCAATATGTTATTTG CGCTCATTTTAGATATAATAGTAATAGCAGTAATGAAGGCTTTTGTAAGGAGACGTCGCCCCCTCCCCATGAACAAACTATTGCCTGGTAATCCAGACAAATATTCTTTTCCTTCAGGCCATACAAGTAGAGCAGTTCTAGTTGCtttcattttgatttgtatagatcctatctattttatattctatccaCCCCTGCTTGCTTGGGCTGGAGCTGTAGCTATATCTAGGGTTCTCGCGGAGAGGCACTATTTCTTGGATGTGTTTGCTGGTCTGGGTATTGGAGTATTGGAAGGGTTATTCATGTCTCTTATTTGGTTTTCTCAAAGCACTGCTGTCAGTGTTATTACATCTTTGGCTGATGAAAAGAAAGATGGTGGAGAATATCATGTCTGA
- the LOC125071490 gene encoding polyisoprenoid diphosphate/phosphate phosphohydrolase PLPP6 isoform X1 yields MLGETEDKRKVPDMLQRILRYDIQITKKFVEMSQNITALRSLRVHSKFLEVSCHGIVWLAGWLSFIWFFNNRELYQLQVNMLFALILDIIVIAVMKAFVRRRRPLPMNKLLPGNPDKYSFPSGHTSRAVLVAFILICIDPIYFIFYPPLLAWAGAVAISRVLAERHYFLDVFAGLGIGVLEGLFMSLIWFSQSTAVSVITSLADEKKDGGEYHV; encoded by the exons ATG ttagGAGAAACAGAAGACAAGAGAAAAGTTCCAGACATGTTGCAGAGAATACTAAGATATGACATTCAGATCACTAAAAAATTCGTTGAAATGTCTCAAAATATAACTGCATTAAGATCACTTCGTGTACATTCAAAGTTCTTAGag GTATCATGTCATGGCATAGTGTGGCTAGCGGGCTGGCTTTCATTCATTTGGTTTTTTAACAACAGGGAACTGTATCAACTACAAGTCAATATGTTATTTG CGCTCATTTTAGATATAATAGTAATAGCAGTAATGAAGGCTTTTGTAAGGAGACGTCGCCCCCTCCCCATGAACAAACTATTGCCTGGTAATCCAGACAAATATTCTTTTCCTTCAGGCCATACAAGTAGAGCAGTTCTAGTTGCtttcattttgatttgtatagatcctatctattttatattctatccaCCCCTGCTTGCTTGGGCTGGAGCTGTAGCTATATCTAGGGTTCTCGCGGAGAGGCACTATTTCTTGGATGTGTTTGCTGGTCTGGGTATTGGAGTATTGGAAGGGTTATTCATGTCTCTTATTTGGTTTTCTCAAAGCACTGCTGTCAGTGTTATTACATCTTTGGCTGATGAAAAGAAAGATGGTGGAGAATATCATGTCTGA
- the LOC125071490 gene encoding polyisoprenoid diphosphate/phosphate phosphohydrolase PLPP6 isoform X3 translates to MLQRILRYDIQITKKFVEMSQNITALRSLRVHSKFLEVSCHGIVWLAGWLSFIWFFNNRELYQLQVNMLFALILDIIVIAVMKAFVRRRRPLPMNKLLPGNPDKYSFPSGHTSRAVLVAFILICIDPIYFIFYPPLLAWAGAVAISRVLAERHYFLDVFAGLGIGVLEGLFMSLIWFSQSTAVSVITSLADEKKDGGEYHV, encoded by the exons ATGTTGCAGAGAATACTAAGATATGACATTCAGATCACTAAAAAATTCGTTGAAATGTCTCAAAATATAACTGCATTAAGATCACTTCGTGTACATTCAAAGTTCTTAGag GTATCATGTCATGGCATAGTGTGGCTAGCGGGCTGGCTTTCATTCATTTGGTTTTTTAACAACAGGGAACTGTATCAACTACAAGTCAATATGTTATTTG CGCTCATTTTAGATATAATAGTAATAGCAGTAATGAAGGCTTTTGTAAGGAGACGTCGCCCCCTCCCCATGAACAAACTATTGCCTGGTAATCCAGACAAATATTCTTTTCCTTCAGGCCATACAAGTAGAGCAGTTCTAGTTGCtttcattttgatttgtatagatcctatctattttatattctatccaCCCCTGCTTGCTTGGGCTGGAGCTGTAGCTATATCTAGGGTTCTCGCGGAGAGGCACTATTTCTTGGATGTGTTTGCTGGTCTGGGTATTGGAGTATTGGAAGGGTTATTCATGTCTCTTATTTGGTTTTCTCAAAGCACTGCTGTCAGTGTTATTACATCTTTGGCTGATGAAAAGAAAGATGGTGGAGAATATCATGTCTGA
- the LOC125073444 gene encoding single-pass membrane and coiled-coil domain-containing protein 4: MRKLKGVVKETAKQKRERKQEFAKMRQQINTIVLPTFAVIFLLICVYVYFKTRPSSMQYA, from the coding sequence ATGAGGAAGCTCAAGGGAGTAGTTAAAGAAACCGCTAAGCAGAAACGCGAGAGGAAGCAAGAATTTGCTAAGATGCGTCAACAAATAAACACAATAGTCTTGCCGACGTTTGCGGTTATCTTTCTATTGATATGTGTCTACGTCTACTTTAAAACACGGCCCTCTTCAATGCAGTACGCGTAA
- the LOC125070951 gene encoding reduced folate transporter-like, which translates to MENWIKITLVLCLFGTLREIRPSEPFVTEFLLGEWRNITEDQLNREVYPVGTYSYLALLVLIFLITDFLRFKPVIILSGLSGISVYAVLLWTSSIEWLQVSQFLYGLYMATEVAYLTYIYAKVDSAKYPLVSSCTRIAALTGRFLSGASSQLLTHYGLMNYRDLNYITFAAQILATFWAFWLPPVPYGIYFHRRSVATTIQIDVGTMNMEKQNPQHSEKRSFRKDITDAAYLIARHARSAYTRPKVLAWSALYAAAMALFVQAQTYVQLLWNQIQKDDEAPVVYNGAVEAVQTLLGALGALAAARCGRAALPAPVAAVQGAAVFAGTYVPNVFASYAGYVVMGLLYHYTITLASAKIAGQLSDDSCFGLIFGINTLLGTGLQSLLTLILIQTLTLPITAQYFTLSGLFLVLASIWMLGWIVNVCRQTKSINVTHQY; encoded by the exons ATGGAAAACTGGATAAAAATTACACTTGTCCTGTGTTTATTTGGAACTTTGCGTGAGATCCGGCCCTCGGAGCCATTTGTTACTGAATTCCTTCTCGGCGAGTGGCGCAATATTACGGAAGATCAATTAAATCGCGAAGTTTATCCGGTTGGAACTTACTCATATTTGGCCcttcttgttttaatatttttgatcacTGACTTCCTTAGGTTCAAGccagttattattttatcag GTCTGAGTGGTATCTCAGTCTATGCTGTGCTACTATGGACTTCAAGCATAGAATGGCTCCAAGTCTCTCAATTTCTGTACGGACTGTACATGGCTACAGAAGTTGCTTATTTAACTTACATATATGCAAAG GTAGATTCCGCGAAGTACCCTCTCGTTTCATCTTGTACTCGGATAGCGGCATTGACGGGCCGTTTCCTGTCTGGAGCAAGTTCTCAGCTCCTGACTCATTACGGACTGATGAACTATCGAGATTTGAATTACATCACCTTTGCTG CTCAAATTTTAGCAACGTTCTGGGCATTTTGGCTGCCGCCTGTTCCTTATGGAATATACTTCCACAGACGCTCAGTAGCCACTACCATTCAAATAGACGTAGGAACTATGAACATGGAAAAGCAGAATCCACAGCATTCCGAGAAG CGTTCGTTCCGTAAAGACATAACGGATGCGGCGTATCTCATAGCGCGGCACGCACGCTCCGCCTACACTCGGCCTAAAGTTCTCGCGTGGTCTGCGCTGTACGCGGCCGCCATGGCGCTGTTCGTGCAGGCGCAGACTTATGTGCAGCTACTTTGGAACCAGATACAGAAGGATGACGAAGCACCG GTCGTGTACAACGGCGCGGTGGAAGCCGTACAGACGCTGCTGGGCGCGCTGGGCGCGCTGGCGGCGGCGCGCTGCGGCCGCGCTGCGCTGCCCGCGCCCGTGGCCGCCGTGCAGGGCGCGGCCGTGTTCGCGGGGACCTACGTGCCCAACGTGTTCGCGTCCTACGCGGGCTACGTCGTCATGGGCCTACTCTACCACTACACTATTACGTTAGCCAG TGCAAAAATTGCTGGTCAGCTCAGTGATGACAGTTGTTTCGGTCTCATATTCGGTATCAACACATTGCTGGGTACGGGTCTACAGTCTCTCCTCACACTAATTCTCATTCAAACACTCACTTTGCCGATCACAGCACAGTACTTTACCCTCAGCGGCTTGTTTTTAGTCCTAGCGTCAATTTGGATGCTAGGCTGGATAGTAAATGTATGTAGAcaaacaaaaagtattaatgTTACACATCAGTATTAA